The Dehalococcoidia bacterium genome window below encodes:
- a CDS encoding VIT and VWA domain-containing protein has protein sequence MFRTARFDNSPAAPVATLEIAGEAGRFIPLRRTDLTGCVVGPFADLVLTHVYRFDRSQHAGVVEALYRFPLPGDAAVTGVTVRFGTVTIVATLAEREASERAYGKAVAEGRQAALLTRESPDVFTLRVAGIPPDENVAVTTRYVQLARDEGDAWTLRVPLTIAPRYSRGDETGSRPAAGQPLALVRDPGHRFALDVRFAGAPEVTSPTHRLALTAEADGLRVRLAEGEALPDRDCVLRWPASGRGLALFEQPAGGRRYLLALATVPGGVAGAVERAREVILLVDHSGSMEGPKWAAADWAVERFLTQLSEEPGERPTFALGVFHSTTRWFASVPQPATAENVRAAVAFLKAARDGGGTELGVALEQALRLPRSSGRAGHVIVVTDAEVTDAARILRLADEEAQRPDRRRISVLCIDAAPNSFLAGELADRGGGIARFLTSDPAAEDIATALDEMLAFWSGPVLGGLRLALNRPLVELAAGGTARGAEWCEIDLGDLRPGRASVVLARAEDGAPLRARLVGPTGVLAETEAVPAPIALAPFFGARRVATLEYLVGASLAPDDLRAFLARLGYDPSLAAGARTVYPENRRAAAERALKGLLVREALAAGLASSETAFVAVRQEAGQLVETRVVVANALPAGWSDRFLSSRGSMTLLALAQPSSPGELQLMRAVEAFPSIAETAGAPSAPRSAVLFRGSVPADLVLFDSSRGRGALPPRAVLSRLVARSDARPSGDVWLLIFIGDRSVPRARVRLADLLRQEARPLHLAVSPDDDVAVVLVDPHGELVGRFLELEVGW, from the coding sequence ATGTTTCGCACCGCGCGCTTCGACAATTCCCCGGCCGCGCCGGTCGCCACGCTCGAGATTGCTGGCGAGGCCGGCCGCTTCATCCCGCTCCGGCGCACCGATCTGACCGGCTGCGTCGTCGGGCCGTTCGCCGACCTTGTCCTCACTCATGTCTACCGCTTCGACCGCAGCCAGCATGCCGGTGTCGTCGAGGCACTCTACCGCTTTCCGCTGCCCGGCGACGCCGCCGTGACGGGCGTGACGGTCCGCTTCGGCACGGTGACGATCGTGGCGACGCTCGCCGAGCGGGAGGCAAGCGAACGGGCATACGGCAAGGCGGTGGCCGAGGGACGCCAGGCGGCGCTGCTGACGCGGGAGTCGCCGGACGTGTTCACGCTGCGCGTCGCCGGCATCCCGCCCGACGAGAACGTGGCCGTCACCACCCGCTACGTCCAGCTTGCCCGCGACGAGGGTGACGCCTGGACGCTCCGCGTCCCGCTCACGATCGCGCCGCGCTATTCCCGCGGCGACGAGACCGGCTCACGGCCGGCGGCCGGGCAGCCGCTCGCTCTCGTGCGTGACCCCGGCCACCGCTTTGCGCTTGACGTGCGGTTTGCCGGCGCGCCGGAGGTGACCAGCCCGACCCACCGCCTGGCGCTGACCGCCGAAGCGGACGGCCTGCGCGTCCGGCTGGCTGAGGGCGAGGCGCTGCCGGACCGTGACTGTGTCCTCCGCTGGCCAGCGTCCGGGCGCGGGCTGGCGCTCTTCGAGCAGCCTGCCGGCGGCCGGCGCTATCTGCTCGCGCTGGCGACCGTGCCGGGCGGCGTCGCGGGCGCCGTCGAACGCGCGCGCGAGGTCATCCTTCTCGTCGATCACTCCGGCTCGATGGAGGGGCCGAAGTGGGCCGCGGCCGATTGGGCCGTCGAGCGCTTCTTGACTCAGCTCTCTGAAGAGCCCGGCGAGCGGCCGACCTTCGCCCTCGGCGTCTTCCACTCCACAACGCGCTGGTTCGCTTCGGTGCCGCAGCCGGCGACCGCTGAAAATGTCCGGGCGGCGGTCGCGTTCCTGAAGGCAGCGCGCGATGGCGGCGGCACTGAGCTCGGCGTCGCCCTCGAGCAGGCGCTCCGCCTTCCGCGGAGCAGCGGCCGCGCCGGGCATGTCATCGTCGTCACCGATGCCGAGGTGACCGACGCAGCCCGCATCCTCCGTCTTGCGGACGAGGAGGCACAGCGCCCGGACCGCCGGCGAATCAGCGTTCTCTGCATCGATGCCGCGCCGAACAGCTTCCTCGCCGGCGAGCTCGCCGACCGGGGCGGCGGCATTGCCCGCTTTCTGACGAGCGACCCTGCTGCCGAAGACATCGCGACCGCGCTCGACGAGATGCTCGCCTTCTGGAGCGGGCCGGTCCTCGGCGGTCTCCGCTTGGCACTGAACCGCCCCCTAGTCGAGTTGGCGGCTGGCGGTACGGCGCGCGGCGCGGAGTGGTGCGAGATCGATCTCGGCGACCTCCGACCGGGCCGGGCGAGCGTCGTGCTGGCGCGGGCAGAGGACGGCGCGCCGCTGCGGGCGCGATTGGTCGGGCCGACCGGCGTTCTCGCCGAGACCGAGGCGGTTCCCGCGCCGATCGCGCTTGCGCCCTTCTTCGGCGCGCGCCGGGTGGCGACCCTCGAGTATCTGGTCGGCGCAAGCCTCGCGCCGGACGACCTGCGCGCCTTCCTCGCCCGCCTCGGCTACGACCCCAGCCTCGCTGCCGGAGCGCGAACGGTCTATCCCGAAAACCGGCGCGCCGCCGCCGAACGCGCCCTGAAGGGTCTCCTCGTTCGCGAGGCGCTCGCCGCGGGGCTGGCGTCGTCGGAGACGGCGTTCGTCGCTGTCCGCCAGGAAGCGGGCCAGCTGGTCGAGACGCGGGTCGTAGTGGCGAACGCGCTGCCGGCGGGCTGGTCTGACCGCTTTCTGTCGTCCCGCGGTTCGATGACGCTGCTGGCGCTCGCCCAGCCGTCCTCGCCGGGTGAGCTGCAACTGATGAGAGCGGTCGAAGCCTTCCCAAGCATCGCTGAGACAGCGGGAGCGCCGTCAGCGCCGCGCTCAGCCGTCCTCTTCCGCGGGAGCGTTCCCGCCGACCTCGTTCTCTTCGACTCGAGCCGCGGTCGCGGCGCGCTGCCGCCGCGGGCGGTCCTGTCGCGGCTCGTCGCCCGGAGCGACGCGCGGCCAAGCGGCGACGTCTGGCTGCTCATCTTCATCGGCGACCGCAGCGTCCCCCGCGCTCGGGTCCGCCTTGCTGACCTGCTGCGTCAGGAGGCGCGTCCGCTCCATCTCGCTGTCAGCCCCGATGATGACGTGGCGGTCGTCCTCGTCGATCCGCACGGTGAGTTGGTCGGCCGCTTCCTCGAACTCGAAGTCGGCTGGTAA
- a CDS encoding glycosyltransferase family 39 protein: MPWGEGVFHQDPATTAVQPRPDHPAAPARRLLDWLLLATVLGGFAVRVAGLGAAGLWHDEASSWDIARRPLGDLIQAAAAVEHPPGSFLVLHGWMALAGDTEFALRLPAAFAGTLTIVVAAAVARALLSRSAGASPFLVALLAAWSPWLVWHSRQGRMYALALLAVALAVWAGAAAVERGGARRWLALGAAAALATATHLLAILPLAGLALGLAALAGRRVVRAGAALFTLGVAVLLVAPWLAIARGLSAENASYFRGPIDRTAVLLESLLAAAAGVGRGADGAAIVAGLGLVLLALGIGWLALRRRTAGLLVIALIAVPTLGLLVLLGAAPKFAPRYLLPAALGPLLAFGGGLAALLAVRRAGPVLAGGALAALVILGSGEQTADADLAAQTFRDAMAVVEAEAGPEDALVVVGGHAEPNVRYYARTPRAVYPLPPGPLLDLERPLVEVASQLDAIAARHPRLWLLRWQDDLADPTRTVLRLLEDFAEPARPAEELRGVWLHAYDLSPEIRFEEQPEIRFVRRTLFERGIVFEGYDTDKLAARPGEVVGLTLYWRLLERQREDLWAFVHFLNAGNQVYGQLDKRPVSDVFPMTKWPVGAPIVDPYWVEVPPGTPPGRYAVEIGLYRPDGARIGTLDGADHVLIGRLEVLPGDVPEEAFRFQRQRAAFGSIELAGFELERTVFRAGEPLLLRLFWRAVEPVDRSLAVAVRFVAPDGTVLTASEALPAAGTYPTDRWPRGALVRDTQSLRVPTGRGDLWIEVGLRDGGAPIGPAWLRLERPIQVGG, encoded by the coding sequence ATGCCGTGGGGCGAGGGCGTGTTCCACCAAGACCCGGCGACGACTGCGGTCCAGCCGCGACCGGACCATCCGGCCGCGCCTGCGAGGCGTTTGCTCGACTGGCTCCTCCTTGCGACTGTGCTGGGCGGCTTCGCGGTCCGCGTCGCCGGTCTCGGCGCGGCCGGGCTGTGGCATGACGAGGCGAGCAGCTGGGACATCGCGCGGCGTCCCCTCGGCGACCTGATCCAGGCGGCGGCTGCCGTTGAGCATCCGCCGGGGTCTTTCCTCGTCCTGCACGGCTGGATGGCGCTCGCCGGCGATACCGAATTCGCGCTCCGGCTGCCTGCTGCCTTCGCCGGCACGCTGACGATCGTCGTTGCCGCCGCGGTTGCGCGCGCGCTCCTCAGCCGGTCGGCGGGCGCCTCGCCTTTCCTCGTGGCGCTCCTCGCCGCCTGGTCCCCCTGGCTCGTCTGGCACAGCCGCCAAGGGCGGATGTACGCGCTGGCGCTGCTCGCGGTGGCGCTCGCGGTCTGGGCGGGCGCGGCGGCGGTGGAGCGCGGCGGGGCACGGCGGTGGCTGGCGCTCGGCGCGGCGGCCGCCCTCGCGACGGCGACCCATCTCCTCGCCATCCTGCCGCTTGCCGGACTCGCGCTCGGTCTCGCGGCGCTGGCTGGCCGGCGCGTCGTCCGCGCTGGCGCGGCGCTCTTCACTCTTGGCGTCGCTGTGCTGCTCGTCGCGCCGTGGCTGGCGATCGCGCGCGGCCTCTCGGCCGAGAACGCGAGCTACTTTCGCGGTCCCATCGACCGAACTGCTGTCCTCCTGGAGAGCCTGCTCGCCGCCGCGGCGGGGGTCGGGCGCGGCGCGGACGGCGCAGCGATTGTCGCCGGGCTGGGGCTGGTGCTGCTCGCCCTCGGCATCGGCTGGCTGGCGCTCCGCCGGCGGACGGCGGGGCTGCTCGTCATCGCCCTGATCGCTGTCCCAACGCTCGGGCTGCTCGTGCTTCTTGGCGCGGCCCCGAAGTTCGCTCCGCGCTACCTGCTGCCGGCGGCGCTCGGCCCGCTTCTCGCCTTCGGCGGCGGCCTAGCGGCCCTCCTCGCTGTCCGCCGTGCCGGGCCGGTTCTTGCCGGCGGCGCTCTCGCTGCCCTCGTCATCCTCGGAAGCGGCGAGCAGACCGCCGACGCCGACCTCGCCGCCCAGACCTTCCGTGACGCGATGGCGGTGGTCGAGGCGGAAGCAGGACCGGAGGACGCGCTCGTCGTTGTCGGCGGCCATGCCGAGCCCAACGTCCGCTACTATGCCCGGACGCCGCGCGCTGTCTATCCGCTGCCCCCAGGGCCGCTGCTCGACCTCGAGCGTCCGCTCGTCGAAGTCGCCTCCCAGCTCGACGCGATCGCGGCCCGCCATCCGCGCCTCTGGCTGTTGCGCTGGCAGGACGATCTCGCTGACCCGACGCGGACGGTGCTCCGTCTCCTCGAGGATTTCGCCGAGCCGGCGCGGCCAGCGGAGGAACTGCGCGGCGTCTGGCTCCACGCCTACGACCTCTCGCCGGAGATCCGGTTCGAGGAGCAGCCTGAAATCCGCTTCGTCCGGCGGACGCTCTTTGAGCGCGGGATCGTCTTTGAGGGCTACGACACCGACAAGCTGGCGGCGCGGCCGGGCGAGGTCGTCGGGCTGACGCTCTACTGGCGTCTCCTCGAGCGCCAGCGGGAGGACCTTTGGGCGTTTGTCCACTTCCTGAACGCCGGCAACCAAGTCTACGGCCAGCTGGACAAGCGGCCGGTCAGCGATGTCTTTCCGATGACGAAGTGGCCGGTCGGCGCGCCGATCGTCGACCCCTACTGGGTTGAAGTGCCGCCGGGCACGCCGCCGGGCCGCTATGCCGTCGAGATCGGCCTCTACCGTCCCGACGGCGCGCGGATCGGCACCCTCGATGGAGCAGACCACGTCCTCATCGGCCGGCTGGAGGTGCTGCCCGGCGACGTTCCCGAAGAGGCGTTCCGCTTCCAGCGCCAGCGGGCCGCCTTCGGCTCCATCGAACTGGCGGGGTTCGAACTGGAGCGAACCGTCTTCCGGGCCGGCGAGCCGCTGCTGCTGCGCCTCTTCTGGCGGGCTGTCGAGCCGGTCGACCGTTCGCTGGCAGTGGCGGTGCGCTTCGTTGCGCCGGACGGCACGGTGCTGACGGCGAGTGAGGCGCTGCCCGCAGCCGGCACCTATCCCACTGACCGCTGGCCGCGCGGTGCGCTCGTTCGCGACACGCAGTCCCTCCGGGTGCCCACCGGACGCGGCGACCTCTGGATCGAGGTCGGGCTGCGCGACGGCGGCGCGCCGATCGGCCCGGCCTGGCTGCGCCTCGAGCGTCCGATCCAGGTCGGGGGCTGA
- a CDS encoding CPBP family intramembrane metalloprotease has product MTETAVPTGSAPLAQADRLDWKDLAIALGVLAAMVGVLAGLIVAVSLSGVVTPAAFEDGSILPALIGFQTLAFTLAALAPLLRHRRAGPGLLGVRRVNGRWLLAAVALGAATRGLVLLALLAVTAAGIDVGNPQQELLAATRGAWPSFLLLILTGAVLTAVGEELLFRGLLFGWLRTHLPFWPAAAGSALVFGIFHGVNVVLPVAVAIGVLCAALYERTRSIWPPVLVHLTNNLLVFVTARLFAGGA; this is encoded by the coding sequence ATGACCGAGACCGCTGTTCCGACTGGGAGCGCGCCCCTGGCGCAAGCCGACCGCCTCGACTGGAAAGACCTCGCGATCGCCCTTGGTGTGCTGGCAGCAATGGTCGGGGTGCTGGCCGGCCTGATCGTGGCGGTGTCACTGAGCGGGGTAGTGACCCCAGCCGCGTTCGAGGACGGCTCAATCCTGCCGGCTCTCATCGGCTTCCAGACGCTTGCCTTCACGCTGGCAGCGCTCGCTCCGCTGCTGCGCCACCGCCGCGCCGGTCCCGGGCTGCTCGGCGTTCGGCGCGTCAACGGGCGCTGGCTGCTCGCTGCCGTGGCCCTTGGGGCGGCCACCCGCGGCCTTGTCCTCCTCGCCTTGCTCGCCGTCACCGCGGCCGGCATCGACGTCGGCAATCCGCAGCAGGAATTGCTCGCCGCCACTCGGGGCGCCTGGCCGTCTTTCCTTCTCCTCATCCTGACCGGCGCTGTGCTGACTGCGGTCGGCGAAGAGCTGCTCTTTCGCGGGCTGCTATTCGGCTGGCTGCGGACGCATCTCCCCTTCTGGCCGGCTGCAGCAGGAAGCGCGCTCGTCTTCGGGATATTCCACGGCGTCAATGTCGTGCTGCCGGTTGCGGTCGCGATCGGGGTCCTCTGCGCTGCGCTCTACGAGCGGACACGCTCGATCTGGCCGCCGGTCCTCGTCCACCTGACAAACAACCTGCTGGTCTTCGTCACCGCCCGCCTCTTCGCCGGCGGGGCCTAG
- a CDS encoding amidohydrolase family protein, translating into MKEAPMEQQADVVFRNGYIVTLDDERRVFTDGHLAVQGGRIASVGPDTAWTGRAARTIDARRKVILPGLVNAHNHLDQIVYRARMDDLPSAAGMAAFAHEQIGLWKHAGAEVTAAIVRLHLLDMLKGGTTAVHDQHFTNIPRDNIEGVLHAIDESGMRALVSRCHLSEPSLVPAEAIESVDAVLREVERLRARWKSSRIEVTASPINPSWVATSEELVALREGVRALGAPFDIDLSGELWRETFRARGIAGGAVEYCARLGILDDQTLGGKSFQMLPYEYEIWADLGVKACMVPLGRMYREHGPALHHFLAVGVVPGLGTDAPNSHPTTSLWEAMRLCLVGTATRKLAEQLAGDPQDADVTPTTETVLEMATVAGARALFLDPAVNGLAVGRAADLIVVDTDRPAFSPRFDDRRLLSTLVWCTEASMVDLVMVDGKILIEDGRSTVWDEERVVAEAEAAAKTLFEKAGNDRLLPPRRPGQTYRGWRYF; encoded by the coding sequence ATGAAGGAGGCGCCCATGGAGCAGCAGGCGGATGTGGTCTTCCGCAACGGCTACATTGTCACCCTTGACGACGAGCGGCGCGTGTTCACGGACGGTCATCTCGCAGTGCAGGGCGGCCGCATCGCCAGCGTCGGCCCGGACACAGCGTGGACCGGCCGGGCGGCGCGCACGATCGACGCTCGGCGCAAAGTGATCCTGCCGGGGCTAGTGAATGCCCACAACCATCTCGACCAGATTGTCTATCGCGCGCGGATGGACGACCTCCCCTCGGCAGCGGGAATGGCCGCCTTCGCCCACGAGCAGATTGGGCTCTGGAAGCACGCCGGCGCCGAGGTGACCGCCGCGATCGTGCGGCTCCACCTGCTCGACATGCTGAAAGGCGGGACAACGGCCGTCCATGACCAGCATTTCACCAACATCCCGCGCGACAACATCGAGGGCGTGCTTCACGCCATCGACGAGTCGGGCATGCGCGCCCTCGTTTCGCGCTGTCACCTCTCCGAGCCGTCGCTGGTTCCGGCGGAGGCGATTGAGTCGGTCGATGCGGTGCTGCGGGAGGTCGAGCGGCTGCGCGCACGCTGGAAGAGCAGTCGGATCGAGGTGACAGCCAGTCCGATCAACCCGAGCTGGGTCGCGACGAGCGAGGAGCTGGTAGCGCTGCGTGAGGGGGTGCGGGCGCTTGGCGCGCCCTTCGACATCGACCTCTCGGGCGAACTGTGGCGGGAGACCTTTCGCGCCCGGGGCATCGCCGGCGGCGCGGTCGAGTATTGCGCCCGCCTCGGCATCCTCGACGACCAGACGCTCGGCGGCAAGTCGTTCCAGATGCTGCCCTACGAGTATGAGATCTGGGCGGACCTTGGCGTGAAAGCGTGCATGGTCCCCCTCGGTCGGATGTACCGCGAGCACGGCCCGGCGCTCCATCACTTCCTCGCCGTCGGCGTTGTCCCCGGGCTGGGCACCGACGCGCCCAATTCCCATCCGACGACGTCGCTCTGGGAGGCGATGCGGCTCTGCCTCGTCGGGACGGCAACGCGCAAGCTCGCCGAGCAGCTCGCCGGCGACCCGCAGGACGCAGACGTCACTCCGACGACGGAGACCGTCCTCGAGATGGCGACTGTTGCCGGCGCGCGCGCCCTCTTTCTTGACCCGGCCGTCAACGGCCTCGCTGTCGGCCGCGCCGCCGATCTCATCGTCGTCGACACCGACCGCCCAGCCTTCTCGCCGCGCTTCGACGACCGGCGGCTGCTCTCCACCCTCGTCTGGTGTACCGAGGCGTCGATGGTCGACCTCGTGATGGTGGACGGCAAAATCTTGATCGAGGATGGCCGCTCGACCGTCTGGGACGAGGAAAGGGTGGTCGCCGAGGCCGAAGCGGCGGCCAAGACCCTGTTCGAGAAAGCAGGCAACGACCGCCTCTTGCCGCCGCGGCGTCCTGGCCAAACGTATCGCGGCTGGCGATACTTCTAG
- a CDS encoding alpha/beta hydrolase, giving the protein MTRILRGYVTTPEGQIHYHTGGDGFPLVLLHQNPSSARMWEAVLPKFAALGHHVWAFDTPGYGESDLPPIKPDLPYYARRIVEACDLLGIRQFDALGHHTGALIAGIIAADYPGRVRKYVPVGYPLLREEMRAGLANAKPGTFSVEGAELEGYMAGIRFLGGRWLTPHVARRCLIERLQAGDTWHWAYHAVAAYDDAALARRIAVPTLIVVGRGDPICPDSERAAAVIPGAELAVIEDGGVNVADDAPDEFVRIVHDFLAR; this is encoded by the coding sequence GGGTTTCCGCTCGTGCTGCTCCACCAAAATCCGAGTTCGGCGCGGATGTGGGAAGCGGTGCTGCCCAAGTTCGCTGCGCTTGGCCACCACGTTTGGGCCTTCGACACGCCGGGCTACGGCGAATCGGACCTTCCGCCTATCAAACCAGATCTCCCGTACTATGCCCGCCGGATCGTCGAAGCGTGCGATCTCCTCGGAATCCGCCAGTTCGATGCGCTTGGCCATCACACCGGCGCCCTGATCGCGGGCATTATCGCCGCCGACTATCCCGGGCGGGTGCGCAAGTATGTTCCGGTCGGCTATCCGCTGCTGCGCGAGGAGATGCGCGCCGGCCTTGCCAACGCCAAGCCCGGCACGTTTTCGGTCGAAGGAGCCGAGCTGGAAGGCTACATGGCGGGCATCCGCTTTCTCGGCGGGCGCTGGCTGACGCCGCACGTCGCTCGCCGCTGCTTGATCGAGCGGCTGCAGGCGGGCGACACCTGGCATTGGGCCTACCATGCTGTTGCGGCCTATGACGACGCTGCGCTCGCGAGGCGGATCGCGGTGCCGACCCTCATCGTGGTGGGACGCGGCGACCCGATCTGTCCTGACTCCGAGCGCGCGGCTGCGGTTATCCCCGGCGCCGAGCTCGCTGTGATCGAGGATGGCGGCGTGAACGTTGCCGATGATGCGCCTGACGAATTTGTCCGCATCGTCCACGACTTTCTTGCTCGCTAA